A section of the Bacillus pumilus genome encodes:
- the namA gene encoding NADPH dehydrogenase NamA yields the protein METKLFSPWTLKGVTLKNRIVMSPMCMYSSYDRDGKLQPFHFTHYISRAQGQAGLIMVEASAVSPEGRISDQDLGIWSDEHIEGFASLNEQIKAYGTKTAIQLAHAGRKAELDGDILAPSSIPFDEQSKTPVQMSVDQIKDTVQAFQDAAVRAKKAGFDIIEIHGAHGYLINEFLSPLANHRTDDYGGSPENRYRFLREVVNAVNEVWDGPLFVRVSASDYTTKGLDIADYIGIATWLKEQGVDLIDVSSGAVVQARISTFPGYQVTFAEKIKEGAGIQTGAVGLITSGVQAEEILRNQRADLIFIGREFLRDPYFPKTAAEELRTSIEGPRQYDRAW from the coding sequence TTGGAAACAAAACTCTTTTCACCTTGGACATTAAAAGGTGTGACGCTGAAAAACCGCATCGTGATGTCCCCGATGTGTATGTATTCATCCTATGATCGTGATGGGAAATTACAGCCTTTCCACTTTACACATTATATTTCCCGTGCCCAAGGTCAAGCTGGGCTAATCATGGTGGAGGCAAGTGCCGTTTCACCCGAGGGAAGAATTAGTGATCAAGATCTCGGGATTTGGAGTGATGAGCACATTGAAGGCTTCGCTTCATTAAACGAACAAATCAAAGCATACGGAACCAAGACAGCCATCCAGCTGGCTCATGCAGGACGTAAAGCTGAACTAGATGGTGACATCCTGGCACCATCCAGCATTCCATTTGATGAACAGTCTAAAACCCCTGTCCAAATGTCTGTCGATCAAATCAAAGATACCGTTCAGGCGTTTCAGGATGCAGCTGTCCGGGCAAAAAAGGCCGGCTTTGACATCATTGAAATTCATGGGGCACATGGCTATTTGATTAATGAGTTTCTTTCACCGCTAGCAAATCATCGAACAGATGATTATGGCGGTTCACCAGAGAACCGTTACCGTTTCTTAAGAGAAGTTGTCAATGCAGTCAATGAAGTATGGGACGGACCATTATTTGTCCGTGTGTCGGCTTCTGACTACACGACAAAAGGACTTGACATTGCCGATTACATTGGCATTGCGACATGGCTGAAGGAACAAGGTGTCGACTTAATCGATGTCAGCTCAGGCGCTGTCGTACAGGCGAGAATCAGCACATTCCCTGGCTACCAAGTGACCTTCGCAGAAAAAATCAAAGAAGGTGCCGGTATTCAAACAGGTGCTGTCGGACTGATCACATCTGGTGTACAGGCAGAGGAGATTTTACGAAATCAGCGTGCAGACTTAATTTTTATCGGCAGAGAATTTTTACGGGATCCATACTTTCCAAAAACAGCTGCTGAAGAGCTTCGTACATCCATCGAAGGCCCGCGTCAATATGACCGCGCTTGGTAA
- a CDS encoding alpha/beta fold hydrolase, protein MNSAMIERMYHIDGHHFYTKHRQGKRQATIIFEAGYGISGDTWSNMARDIDPELGVFLYDRLGNGKSSDSSKGRTLHDLADDLDALLEEANIQPPFLIVAHSFGSLVSRLWASRRGDDVIGMVLLDPASEEQEQVILPLLSKEERTSYMAQFTAECTHEDFQQMLSTMKEEQTHYGMMPLLVISSGKNRLFHPAHEAWLRLHKRMLSLSSQSGWIQAQNSSHYIHHDEPHIVQLAIYDVWCAAKQPVSYYQTAN, encoded by the coding sequence ATGAACTCGGCAATGATTGAAAGAATGTATCATATAGATGGACACCATTTTTATACAAAACATCGTCAAGGTAAAAGGCAAGCCACCATTATCTTTGAAGCAGGCTACGGCATTTCCGGTGATACGTGGTCGAATATGGCCCGTGATATTGATCCTGAGCTTGGGGTTTTCTTATATGATCGGTTAGGAAATGGAAAAAGCAGTGACAGCAGTAAAGGAAGAACATTACATGATCTAGCAGATGATTTAGATGCGCTACTAGAAGAAGCCAATATTCAGCCGCCCTTTCTCATTGTAGCTCACTCATTTGGCTCACTTGTCAGCCGGTTATGGGCAAGCCGCAGAGGAGATGACGTCATTGGCATGGTGCTGTTAGACCCAGCAAGTGAGGAGCAAGAACAGGTCATCCTCCCGCTTTTATCTAAGGAAGAACGCACCTCATACATGGCGCAATTTACAGCAGAATGTACGCATGAGGACTTTCAGCAAATGCTAAGCACAATGAAAGAGGAACAAACCCATTATGGAATGATGCCGCTCCTTGTCATTTCATCAGGTAAGAACCGGTTGTTTCATCCAGCGCACGAGGCTTGGCTCAGACTTCATAAACGGATGCTGTCTTTGTCATCCCAAAGTGGATGGATTCAAGCGCAGAACAGCTCGCACTATATTCATCATGATGAACCGCATATTGTACAGCTTGCAATCTATGATGTATGGTGCGCAGCCAAACAACCTGTTTCCTATTATCAAACAGCCAATTAA
- a CDS encoding aminotransferase class I/II-fold pyridoxal phosphate-dependent enzyme, whose amino-acid sequence MSGFTALSEAELNDLYAALQEEYETYKSKNLHLDMSRGKPSPKQLDLSMGMLDVVTSKDAMMAEDGTDVRNYGGLTGLSETKTFFADVLNLKPEQIIIGGNSSLNMMHDTIARAMTHGVYDSKTPWGKLPKVKFLAPSPGYDRHFSICELFNIEMITVDMKADGPDMDQVEKLVAEDEAIKGIWCVPKYSNPDGITYSDEVVDRLASMKTKADDFRIFWDDAYAVHHLTDTPDTLKDIFQAVEEAGHPHRVFMFASTSKITFPGSGIALMASSPDNVSFTQKQLSIQTIGPDKINQLRHLRFFKTPEGLKEHMRKHAAIIKPKFDLVLSILDETLGGKDIAEWHKPNGGYFISLNTLDHCAKAVVQKAKEAGVTMTGAGATYPYGKDPLDRNIRIAPTFPSLEELEQAIDIFTLCVQLVSIEKLLSKKSQSAPTV is encoded by the coding sequence ATGAGCGGTTTTACAGCGTTAAGTGAAGCAGAATTAAATGACCTATATGCAGCACTACAAGAAGAGTACGAAACGTATAAAAGTAAAAACTTACACTTAGACATGTCTAGAGGAAAACCTTCACCAAAACAGCTCGATTTGTCTATGGGCATGCTCGATGTTGTCACATCAAAGGATGCGATGATGGCTGAAGATGGCACAGATGTGCGTAACTATGGCGGTTTGACAGGGCTTTCTGAAACGAAGACATTTTTTGCAGATGTGCTCAATCTAAAGCCAGAACAAATCATCATCGGCGGTAATTCCAGCCTGAATATGATGCACGATACCATTGCCCGTGCCATGACCCACGGCGTATATGATAGCAAAACACCTTGGGGAAAGCTGCCAAAGGTAAAATTCCTTGCACCAAGCCCAGGATATGACCGTCACTTTTCCATTTGTGAGCTATTTAACATAGAGATGATCACGGTAGATATGAAAGCTGATGGACCTGATATGGATCAGGTCGAAAAATTGGTTGCAGAGGATGAAGCGATTAAAGGTATTTGGTGTGTACCAAAATATAGCAACCCAGATGGCATTACGTATTCAGATGAGGTGGTTGATCGCCTTGCTTCAATGAAAACAAAAGCAGACGACTTCCGCATTTTTTGGGATGATGCATACGCAGTCCATCACTTAACTGATACGCCTGATACGTTAAAAGATATTTTTCAAGCAGTAGAGGAAGCAGGGCACCCTCATCGTGTGTTTATGTTTGCGTCTACTTCTAAAATTACATTCCCAGGCTCGGGTATTGCACTCATGGCATCTAGCCCGGATAATGTAAGCTTCACTCAAAAACAATTATCAATTCAAACGATCGGACCAGACAAAATCAATCAATTAAGACACCTTCGTTTCTTTAAGACTCCAGAAGGCTTGAAGGAACATATGAGAAAACATGCAGCGATCATTAAGCCAAAGTTTGACCTAGTTCTTTCCATTCTTGATGAAACACTTGGCGGAAAAGACATTGCAGAATGGCACAAGCCAAATGGCGGATATTTTATTAGTTTAAATACGCTCGATCATTGTGCAAAAGCTGTTGTGCAAAAGGCAAAAGAAGCAGGTGTGACCATGACAGGTGCAGGCGCGACTTATCCTTATGGAAAAGACCCGCTTGATCGTAACATTCGCATTGCACCAACGTTCCCATCACTTGAAGAACTAGAGCAAGCGATTGACATCTTTACTTTATGTGTTCAGCTTGTCAGCATTGAAAAGCTGCTGTCTAAAAAAAGCCAGTCAGCTCCAACGGTATAA
- the rnz gene encoding ribonuclease Z — MELLFLGTGAGIPAKTRNVTCTALKLLEERKAVWLFDCGEATQHQILHTTIKPRKIEKIFITHMHGDHVYGLPGLLGSRSFQGGEDELTIYGPKGIKAFVNATLSATQTHLTYPLHIIEIDEGVVFEDDTFQVEARRVSHGIPAYGYRVVEKDVPGALKAEDLKEIGVKPGPLYQKLKNGDTVTLEDGRIIDGTDYLEPPKKGRIVAFSGDTRLCENITRLAKNADVLVHEATFGKEDADLAYNYYHSTTEQAAKTAQEAGAKRLILTHISARYQGEEALNQLLKEARDIFPLTEAAQDFSSFSIDRTL; from the coding sequence ATGGAACTGCTCTTTTTAGGAACTGGTGCAGGCATTCCTGCGAAAACTAGAAACGTCACTTGCACTGCGCTAAAGCTTTTAGAAGAAAGAAAAGCAGTCTGGCTTTTTGATTGCGGAGAAGCGACGCAGCATCAAATATTACATACAACGATTAAACCGAGAAAGATTGAGAAAATTTTTATCACTCATATGCATGGTGATCATGTATACGGTCTCCCAGGACTGCTTGGCAGCAGATCCTTTCAAGGCGGGGAGGATGAACTAACAATCTATGGACCTAAGGGCATCAAAGCGTTTGTGAACGCAACACTTTCAGCTACACAAACGCATTTGACATATCCGCTGCATATCATAGAGATAGATGAAGGGGTCGTATTTGAAGATGATACCTTTCAAGTAGAAGCAAGACGAGTATCTCACGGTATTCCAGCTTACGGCTATCGGGTAGTCGAAAAAGATGTACCTGGTGCATTAAAAGCCGAAGACCTAAAAGAAATCGGTGTAAAACCTGGACCTTTGTATCAGAAGTTAAAAAATGGGGATACCGTGACGCTCGAAGATGGAAGAATCATTGATGGAACCGATTATTTGGAACCCCCTAAAAAAGGGAGAATCGTTGCATTTTCAGGAGATACCCGTTTATGCGAGAATATAACAAGGCTTGCCAAGAATGCGGATGTGTTAGTCCATGAAGCAACATTCGGTAAAGAAGATGCTGATCTAGCCTACAATTATTATCACAGCACGACAGAACAAGCAGCGAAAACAGCGCAGGAAGCAGGCGCAAAAAGATTAATTTTGACCCATATTAGTGCACGTTATCAAGGAGAAGAGGCACTAAACCAATTATTGAAAGAAGCCCGCGATATATTCCCGCTGACAGAAGCTGCGCAGGATTTCTCTTCTTTTTCAATTGACCGCACCCTGTAA
- the zwf gene encoding glucose-6-phosphate dehydrogenase: MNTETNNPKAVIVIFGATGDLAKRKLYPSIHRLYHSGKLGDQFAVVGVGRRPWSHEDLRAVVKESVSSDDAEAKIEEFSSHFYYHDFDVSNPASYQSLNTLLAGLEDTYSIPNNRMFYLAMAPEFFGTIAKFLKSEGVSKTTGWSRLVIEKPFGHDLPSAKKLNEEIRDAFSEDQIYRIDHYLGKQMVQNIEVIRFANAIFEPLWTNRYISNIQITSSESLGVEDRARYYESSGALRDMVQNHMLQMVALLAMEPPIKLNTEEIRSEKRKALRALRPFSKDEVDQFFVRGQYDAGTVDGGMVPSYLEEQNVDPNSNTETFVAGKLLIDNFRWAGVPFYIRTGKRLEKKSTQIVVQFKDIPMNLYYGNGNSMHPNLLVIHIQPDEGITLHLNARKLDGGTFAKPIKLDYQTNYNDIMNTPEAYEKLIHDCLLGDATNFAHWDEVALSWNFVDPISEQWAENKTLKPNYPAGSMGPKEADQLLEKDGYHWWNI, translated from the coding sequence GTGAATACAGAAACTAACAATCCAAAAGCAGTCATTGTCATTTTTGGCGCAACAGGAGATCTTGCCAAACGCAAGCTCTACCCTTCTATACATAGACTTTATCATAGCGGAAAACTTGGCGATCAATTCGCCGTGGTCGGTGTTGGACGCCGTCCGTGGTCTCATGAGGACCTACGAGCTGTGGTGAAAGAATCTGTTTCTTCTGATGATGCAGAAGCGAAAATAGAGGAATTCAGTTCACATTTTTATTATCACGATTTTGACGTATCTAACCCTGCTTCCTATCAATCGCTTAACACACTTCTAGCAGGCCTTGAAGATACGTACAGTATCCCAAACAACCGGATGTTCTATTTAGCGATGGCACCGGAATTCTTCGGAACGATTGCAAAGTTCCTAAAAAGTGAAGGCGTATCAAAAACAACTGGCTGGTCAAGACTTGTCATTGAAAAACCATTTGGCCATGACTTGCCAAGTGCGAAAAAGTTAAATGAAGAAATTCGGGATGCATTCTCTGAAGATCAAATTTATCGTATTGACCACTACCTTGGTAAACAAATGGTGCAAAACATTGAGGTCATCCGTTTTGCAAATGCCATCTTTGAACCACTTTGGACAAACCGATATATCTCAAACATTCAAATTACATCTAGTGAATCATTAGGGGTTGAAGACCGGGCCCGCTATTACGAAAGTTCAGGTGCACTAAGAGATATGGTTCAAAACCATATGCTTCAAATGGTTGCACTTTTAGCAATGGAGCCGCCAATTAAGCTGAATACCGAGGAAATCCGCAGTGAAAAACGGAAAGCATTACGCGCTCTTCGTCCTTTCTCAAAAGATGAGGTTGATCAATTCTTTGTCCGCGGACAGTATGATGCTGGTACGGTTGATGGCGGTATGGTTCCTTCCTATCTTGAAGAGCAAAATGTTGACCCGAACTCAAATACGGAAACATTCGTTGCCGGGAAGCTGCTCATTGATAACTTTAGATGGGCAGGCGTACCATTTTACATTCGTACTGGAAAACGTTTAGAAAAGAAATCTACTCAGATTGTTGTTCAATTTAAAGACATTCCAATGAACTTGTACTATGGGAACGGAAATTCCATGCATCCGAACTTACTCGTCATTCATATTCAGCCAGATGAAGGTATTACCCTTCACCTGAACGCGCGTAAGCTTGATGGCGGTACATTTGCAAAGCCGATTAAGCTCGACTACCAAACAAACTATAACGACATCATGAATACACCAGAAGCCTATGAAAAGCTGATTCATGACTGTTTGCTAGGCGATGCTACGAACTTTGCTCACTGGGATGAAGTGGCGCTTTCTTGGAACTTTGTAGATCCAATTTCTGAGCAATGGGCAGAAAACAAAACATTAAAACCAAATTATCCTGCTGGTTCTATGGGACCGAAAGAAGCCGATCAGCTTCTAGAAAAAGATGGGTATCATTGGTGGAATATATAA
- a CDS encoding GntR family transcriptional regulator → MKKYELISEEIRKRIGTAYYPEDQPIPDENSLAAEFQCSRMTMKRALDLLVAEGLLFRKRGHGTFIVKAALNQVAINVSGHENKGFTKVMADKNVTTQIIHFDVHFPSKEVAAHLSIDPTTPIYDIIRLRLVDEEPYVLEKTFMPVNLIKGIDEEVLLGSIYGYISNDLNLKVAGAHKKIRAAKSDELDQQYLGCDPTDPVLEVEQVAYLNTGRPFEYSFSHHRYDKFDFSTVEITKTGR, encoded by the coding sequence ATGAAAAAGTATGAACTCATTTCAGAAGAAATCAGAAAACGAATAGGAACAGCATATTATCCAGAAGATCAACCCATTCCAGATGAAAACTCGCTTGCCGCTGAATTTCAATGCAGCCGAATGACGATGAAGCGTGCGCTCGATCTTCTCGTAGCAGAAGGTCTGCTCTTTAGAAAAAGAGGACACGGTACATTTATTGTGAAGGCAGCGCTCAATCAAGTGGCTATTAATGTGTCAGGACATGAAAATAAAGGATTTACAAAAGTCATGGCGGATAAAAACGTCACGACTCAAATCATTCACTTTGATGTCCATTTTCCAAGCAAAGAGGTGGCAGCCCACCTATCCATAGACCCCACCACACCCATTTATGACATCATCCGTCTCCGTCTTGTGGACGAGGAGCCATATGTGTTAGAAAAAACGTTTATGCCCGTCAATCTCATTAAGGGGATAGATGAAGAGGTTCTATTGGGATCAATCTATGGTTACATATCAAATGATTTGAATTTAAAAGTGGCAGGAGCACATAAAAAAATTAGAGCGGCTAAATCAGATGAGCTGGATCAGCAATATTTAGGCTGTGACCCAACGGACCCTGTGCTAGAAGTCGAGCAGGTTGCTTATTTAAACACAGGGCGGCCGTTTGAGTACTCCTTTAGCCATCATCGCTATGATAAGTTCGACTTTTCAACGGTCGAAATTACGAAAACAGGACGTTAA
- a CDS encoding glycoside hydrolase family 1 protein: MSMENNKQSYTFPEGFWWGSSASATQTEGSVPGDGKGPNIWDHWFEQEPTRFFDGVGPNVTSQFYRKYKEDIRLMKEIGHNSFRLSISWSRLLPEGTGAVNEEAVSFYNDVINELIAHDIEPFVNLYHFDMPMALQEKGGWVNRQVVDDYVSYAELCFQLFGDRVKKWFTHNEPIVPVEGGYMYSFHYPNEVDFQKAVQVGYHELLSNAKAIAAYKKLKQDGKIGIILNLTPSYPRSQNPRDVEAAEMADAFFNRSFLDPAVKGHFPEKLVEVLKKEGFMPSMQEGDLELIQENTVDLLGINYYQPRRVKAKEHMPHPNAPFMPNHYFDAFDMPGRKMNVYRGWEIYEKGIYDILKKVQTDYDNIECFISENGMGVEGEERFKDEEGMIHDDYRIDFIAEHLKWVHQAIKEGSNVKGYHLWTFMDNWSWSNAYKNRYGFVSVDLQEDGKRTIKKSGYWFQSVSENNGF; the protein is encoded by the coding sequence ATGTCGATGGAAAATAACAAACAATCATATACATTTCCAGAAGGTTTCTGGTGGGGATCTTCTGCCTCTGCTACGCAAACAGAAGGTAGCGTCCCTGGTGACGGAAAAGGGCCGAATATTTGGGATCATTGGTTTGAGCAAGAGCCGACTCGTTTTTTTGATGGCGTAGGACCGAACGTGACATCCCAATTTTACAGAAAATATAAAGAGGATATTCGTTTGATGAAAGAAATTGGGCACAATTCATTCCGATTGTCCATTTCATGGTCACGTCTCTTACCTGAAGGGACAGGTGCGGTAAATGAAGAAGCAGTATCTTTTTACAATGATGTGATCAATGAACTGATTGCACATGATATTGAACCGTTTGTGAACCTGTACCATTTCGATATGCCGATGGCGCTGCAGGAAAAAGGCGGCTGGGTCAATAGACAGGTGGTAGATGATTATGTGAGCTATGCGGAATTGTGCTTTCAATTATTTGGCGACCGGGTGAAAAAATGGTTTACTCATAATGAACCGATCGTTCCTGTAGAGGGCGGATATATGTATAGCTTTCATTATCCGAACGAAGTCGATTTCCAAAAGGCTGTACAGGTCGGTTATCATGAACTTTTATCAAATGCGAAGGCGATAGCGGCTTATAAAAAGCTGAAGCAAGACGGTAAGATTGGCATCATCCTCAATCTTACCCCATCTTATCCGAGGAGCCAGAATCCGCGCGACGTAGAAGCAGCTGAGATGGCGGATGCTTTCTTTAACCGGTCCTTCCTAGATCCTGCGGTGAAGGGACATTTCCCAGAAAAACTAGTAGAGGTCTTAAAGAAGGAAGGCTTTATGCCAAGTATGCAAGAAGGGGATCTTGAGCTCATTCAAGAGAATACCGTCGACCTCCTTGGAATCAACTATTATCAGCCAAGAAGAGTGAAAGCGAAAGAGCATATGCCGCATCCAAATGCACCATTTATGCCAAATCATTATTTTGATGCATTTGACATGCCGGGAAGAAAAATGAATGTGTATCGCGGCTGGGAAATCTATGAAAAAGGCATTTATGATATATTGAAAAAAGTCCAAACAGACTATGATAATATTGAATGCTTTATTTCTGAAAATGGAATGGGTGTCGAAGGAGAAGAGCGGTTTAAGGATGAAGAAGGAATGATTCATGACGATTACCGCATTGATTTTATTGCTGAGCATCTTAAATGGGTTCATCAAGCCATCAAAGAAGGAAGCAATGTAAAAGGTTATCATCTGTGGACGTTTATGGATAACTGGTCATGGTCGAATGCTTATAAAAATCGCTATGGATTTGTCTCAGTTGACCTTCAAGAAGACGGAAAACGTACCATTAAGAAAAGCGGATACTGGTTTCAATCGGTATCAGAAAATAACGGTTTTTAA
- the celB gene encoding PTS cellobiose transporter subunit IIC: MFDKISAILVPIAGRLNNNRYLGVLRDAFMLAFPLTIFGSIMVVLMNLPFLDKIMSQTALEGVQSALNIAPSATISIMSVFVVFGIGYYLSKSYDVEAVFGGVIALASFLLLTPFLLEQEGGASIAGVIPVDRLGAKGMFLGMITGFLSAEIYRYFVQKKFVINMPQGVPPAVSKSFAALIPATLTLTTFLLINIIITQGFKTNMHDLIYHAIQAPLVGLGSGIIPTLIAVFFIQILWFFGLHGQIIINSVMDPIWNTLSIQNLESYTKTGEVPNIISKQFIEIYTVGMGGTGMTLAVVFTILIFLKSKQLKQVAKLGLGPGLFNVNEPIIFGLPIVMNPLILIPWILAPMVITCISYFAMASGIVPPPTGVNIPWTVPIFISGIMATNSLAGGLLQLFNLMIVFVIWFPFLKFIDRMNVKNEKITTTEKTKTTNIKGEGDSIHVDGK, translated from the coding sequence ATGTTTGATAAAATAAGTGCTATTTTGGTTCCGATTGCTGGAAGACTGAACAACAACCGCTATTTAGGTGTATTACGGGATGCCTTTATGCTTGCATTCCCGCTTACTATTTTTGGTTCCATTATGGTTGTGCTAATGAATTTGCCATTTTTAGATAAAATCATGAGTCAAACCGCACTGGAAGGCGTCCAGTCTGCACTGAATATCGCGCCAAGTGCGACCATCAGCATTATGAGTGTGTTTGTTGTATTTGGGATTGGCTACTATTTATCGAAAAGCTATGATGTGGAAGCTGTATTTGGCGGCGTGATTGCATTAGCCTCTTTCCTACTTCTGACACCATTTTTGCTAGAACAAGAAGGTGGTGCATCTATTGCAGGCGTAATTCCAGTCGATCGTTTAGGAGCAAAGGGGATGTTCCTTGGAATGATCACAGGCTTTTTGTCTGCTGAAATTTATCGTTATTTTGTCCAAAAGAAATTTGTCATCAATATGCCGCAAGGAGTTCCGCCAGCTGTTTCAAAGTCTTTTGCTGCACTCATCCCGGCTACTTTGACACTCACAACCTTTTTACTGATCAATATCATCATTACACAAGGCTTCAAAACAAATATGCATGACCTGATTTATCATGCGATTCAGGCACCGCTTGTCGGTCTTGGAAGCGGTATCATTCCGACCTTAATCGCTGTTTTCTTTATACAAATTCTTTGGTTCTTTGGGCTTCACGGACAAATTATTATCAACTCTGTCATGGACCCCATTTGGAATACGTTGTCCATTCAAAACCTTGAAAGCTATACAAAAACGGGTGAGGTTCCGAATATCATCAGTAAGCAGTTTATCGAAATTTATACGGTTGGTATGGGCGGAACCGGTATGACGCTAGCCGTTGTGTTTACGATTTTAATTTTCCTGAAAAGTAAGCAATTAAAACAAGTAGCAAAGCTTGGCTTAGGACCAGGATTATTTAACGTCAATGAACCGATTATTTTCGGTTTACCGATTGTCATGAACCCGCTTATTCTCATTCCATGGATTTTGGCACCCATGGTTATTACATGTATTTCTTATTTTGCGATGGCATCAGGCATTGTACCGCCGCCGACGGGCGTAAATATTCCTTGGACAGTGCCGATCTTTATAAGTGGAATAATGGCAACCAATTCACTAGCGGGTGGTCTGCTTCAGCTGTTTAACCTGATGATCGTGTTTGTTATTTGGTTCCCATTCCTGAAGTTTATTGACCGTATGAATGTGAAAAATGAAAAAATAACCACAACGGAAAAAACAAAGACAACCAACATCAAAGGTGAAGGAGACTCAATACATGTCGATGGAAAATAA
- a CDS encoding PTS lactose/cellobiose transporter subunit IIA gives MEKKTLEGLTEEQVSFQLILHSGNARSKLLQSLKQFREGQEDEAFGLMKEAEEDLRHAHGIHFQLVQQEAGGEKTPFSLLLMHAEDHLMSTMTIKELVGELLPIFQSLKQ, from the coding sequence ATGGAAAAGAAAACACTCGAAGGACTCACGGAGGAACAAGTCAGTTTTCAATTGATTTTACACAGCGGAAATGCCCGCAGCAAATTGCTTCAATCTCTTAAACAATTTCGAGAAGGTCAAGAAGATGAGGCATTTGGTCTAATGAAAGAAGCAGAAGAAGATTTACGTCATGCACATGGCATCCATTTTCAACTCGTACAGCAAGAGGCAGGCGGGGAGAAAACACCTTTCTCCTTATTGCTCATGCACGCAGAAGACCACTTAATGTCGACTATGACGATCAAGGAGCTTGTGGGAGAGCTTCTACCGATTTTCCAATCGCTTAAACAATAA
- a CDS encoding PTS sugar transporter subunit IIB yields the protein MKRILLACSSGMSTSLLVTKMKAHADSIGDEADIWAVGQDQARKEMANADVVLIGPQMSFLKGDLQKEATKYGIAVEVIDMQAYGLADGQKAYEQAVSLMEES from the coding sequence ATGAAACGTATTTTATTAGCATGCAGTTCAGGAATGTCTACAAGTTTACTAGTTACAAAGATGAAGGCTCATGCCGACTCTATAGGGGACGAGGCAGACATTTGGGCAGTTGGGCAAGATCAAGCGAGAAAAGAAATGGCGAATGCGGATGTTGTGTTAATTGGACCGCAAATGAGCTTTTTAAAAGGGGATCTTCAAAAAGAAGCAACAAAATACGGGATTGCAGTGGAGGTCATCGATATGCAGGCGTACGGGCTTGCCGATGGACAAAAAGCGTATGAACAAGCTGTTTCATTGATGGAGGAATCGTAA
- a CDS encoding SDR family oxidoreductase, which produces MYPDLEGKTVLITGAGTGIGQAMARRFGQEKANVVINYFSDQENPDDTIVDIQKNGGQAVKIKGDVSKEEDVQAMIDKAVDTFGSLDVMINNAGIENEVPSTEMTLDNWNKVMSTNLTGMFLGCRDALKYMTDHGIEGSIINMSSVHQQIPWPHFVHYAASKGGAKLLTETLALEYAPKKIRVNSIAPGAIDTPINAEKFDDPALKKGVIELIPIGYIGKPEEVAACAVWLASKEASYVTGLTLYVDGGMTKYPGFQAGKG; this is translated from the coding sequence ATGTATCCAGATTTAGAAGGAAAAACAGTCCTGATCACAGGAGCTGGTACAGGAATAGGTCAAGCGATGGCGCGCCGGTTTGGACAAGAAAAAGCCAATGTGGTGATCAATTATTTCTCAGATCAAGAAAATCCAGATGACACCATTGTGGATATTCAAAAAAATGGCGGACAGGCTGTGAAAATCAAGGGAGATGTCTCGAAGGAAGAAGATGTGCAGGCGATGATTGACAAAGCCGTTGATACATTTGGCAGCCTTGATGTCATGATCAATAACGCAGGTATTGAAAATGAAGTGCCTTCTACTGAAATGACGCTGGATAATTGGAACAAAGTCATGTCGACCAATTTAACAGGTATGTTTCTCGGCTGCCGTGATGCACTGAAGTATATGACAGATCATGGAATAGAAGGATCGATCATCAATATGTCGTCGGTTCACCAGCAAATCCCTTGGCCACATTTCGTGCATTATGCAGCAAGTAAAGGGGGCGCCAAGCTGCTGACAGAAACGCTGGCACTAGAATATGCCCCTAAAAAAATCCGTGTAAACAGTATTGCACCGGGCGCCATCGATACCCCGATCAATGCGGAAAAATTCGATGATCCCGCATTGAAAAAAGGCGTGATTGAGCTGATCCCCATTGGTTATATTGGAAAACCTGAAGAGGTGGCAGCGTGTGCTGTGTGGCTGGCATCAAAAGAGGCAAGCTACGTGACAGGCTTGACGCTCTATGTGGATGGAGGCATGACTAAGTATCCTGGCTTCCAAGCAGGAAAAGGATAA